The Candidatus Cloacimonadota bacterium genome contains the following window.
GGACATTGCCGGCCTCGAATTGTATGTTAAGCTCTTGTGATGCTTATAATTCCGGGTAGAGCGGAAATTTGTCTGTGAGCTTCAAAACCTCAGCTTTCATGGAGGTGAGGTATTCTTCATTATCGTGGTTTTCGCGCACACGGAGAATGAAATCCGCAATCTGCTTCATTTCATCCACACCCATGCCTCTGGTGGTGACGGAAGGCGTTCCCAGCCTCACTCCTGAGGACACGAAAGGACTGCGCGTGTCGAAAGGAACCGTGTTTTTGTTGGCGGTAATGACTGCTTTATCAAGGGATTCTTCCATTTTTTTGCCGCTGGGGCCGCCTTCTTCCTCGGTGCCCATATTCAGCAGCATGAGATGGGTGTCTGTTCCGCTGGAAACCAGTTTGAATCCTTTATCCATCAGCGCTGCCGCCAAGGCGCTGGCATTTTCCACCACCTTGCCTTGATAGGTTTTGAATTCGGGTTGCAGTGCTTCCAGGAAAGCCGCCGCTTTTCCGGCGATGATGTGCATGAGCGGGCCACCCTGGATACCTGGGAAAACACGGCCATCTATCTCTTTGCCATATTGTTCTTTACAAAGAATGATGCCACCGCGGGGACCGCGCAGGGTTTTGTGGGTGGTGGAAGTTACCACATCCGCGTAGGGAACTGGGTTCATGTGCAAGCCCGCAGCCACCAGGCCTGCGATGTGAGCCATATCCACCATCAGTTTCGCGCCCACCATGTCCGCAATTTCGCGGAAGCGGGCAAAATCCATTTTGCGCGGATAAGCGCTGGCGCCTGCCAGAATCATTTGGGGTTTGTGTTCCTTTGCCATCTGCTCCAGTCTATCATAATCAAACATTTCTGTGCCGGGTTCAACCTGGTAATGCACGATATTATAGAACTGTCCTGAAAATGAGAGCGGATGCCCGTGGGTGAGGTGGCCGCCATGAGCCAATTCCAGGGAAAGCACTGTGTCGCCAGGTTTTACGAGGCTGAAATAGGCTGCCATATTCGCCTGTGAGCCGCTGTGGGGTTGCACGTTTGCGTGTTCAGCGTTGAAAATTTGCTTGGCACGTTCGATGGCGAGGCGCTCCACTTCGTCGATATATTCGCAACCGCCATAATAGCGTCCGTAGAGCTTGTAATTCACCTTGTTCGTCTTTTTGCTCCAACGGTAGGGATAGCCTTCGGCATATTTGTTTGTGAGCACGCTGCCCTGGGCTTCCATCACCGCCATGGAGGTAAAGTTCTCCGAGGCAATGAGTTCCAGGTTTTCACGCTGGCGCTTCAATTCACCAGCCATTGCGGCGTAGAGTTCGGGATCTTGCATCTGAATGTGTTTCACTGCTTTTCTCCTTCCAATATCTTTATTTTTTGTATTCTATTTTGGTGACGACCGCCCTCGAAACTCGAATGCAGCCAGTTGTTTACAATCTGCAAAGCGTAGGGAACCGCCGTGAAGCGTCCCGCCAGACAGAGCACATTCGCATCGTTATGAATGCGGGAAAGGCGTGCCACATCGGTGTTTGTGCACAGCGCGGCTCTGACGCCCTTCACTTTATTTGCGGTGATGCTCATGCCAATGCCGCTGCCGCAGATTAAAATACCACGCTCGGCTTTTCCAGCCGCCACAGCTTTTGCCGCGGGGGCTCCCACATCCGGATAGTCCATGGAATCAACGGAATGGGTTCCGAAATCTTCAAATTCATGTTCGGGGAAAGCCGTTTTGATGGCTTCCTTGAGTTCAAAACCGGCATGATCGCTGGCAATTGCTATTTTCATTTTTCACCTGCCATGAGGCACGAAAGTGCCACGCAATAGTATTTTGAGGCCGCGCTTTCGCTTCTGCTCATCACGACCACGGGCTTGAGGGTGCCTTGGATGAGGCCTGCAAGTTCGCCACCAGCCCAAAGCATCAATCCTTTATAGAAACTGTTGGCGCTTTCCAAATTTGGGAAAACAAGGATGTCCGCGTCACCCGCGATGGGGCTTTCGATGCCTTTAATCTCGGCAGCGGCTGGGTCGCATGCCAAAAAGACGTCCAAAGGTCCGTCCACGATGCAGTTTTTAATCTGTCCACGCGATGCCATCTTGCTTATCTGCGCATATTCCAAGGTGTTGGGAAGCCCCGGTGTCACCTTTTCGGTGGCGGAAATCAATGCCGCTTTTGGCTTTTCGATTCCGAAACGCCGCGCCATGACAACGCTGTAGTTCACCATCGCAATCTTTTGGTTCAAATCCGGGTTCGTCAGCACGGCGGTATCGCTTATAAACAGAAGTTTGTGATATTTGGGCAGTTCCAAAGCGCACACATAACTCATCACAGCTTTGGGCGGCAGCAGACCTTTCTCCTTGTTCAGCACGGCTTTAAGGAAAACATCGGTATTCACCAAGCCTTTCATCAAGACATCAGCCTGGCCTTCCTTCACCATTTGCGTGGCTTGCGTGGCTGCCTGAGCGTCGTTTTCTGTATTTATAATCTCGAATCCGCTTGAATCCAAGCCAAGCTCATCACAAACGCTTTCAATTTTGGATTTTGAACCCAGCAAAATGCCATGAACAAAACCTTCCGAGCTTGCCCTGGCCAGTGATTCAAGGGTATTGGCGTCCTCGGCTGCCGCCACCGCAATGCGGGTCACGCGTCCCAGGGAGCGAACGTGATTGGCAAGGCCTTCCAAACTTGTGATGGGCTGCATGTTAGCGTATTTCTCCGGAAAGCAGAGCTGCCAACGCGATGGAGTAGAGTTTACTACGTTCGCTGTCACCGCGGGAGGTGAGCACGCAGGGCACTCTGGCGCCCATCACAACCGCGCAAAGCTCACTGTCCATCAGCTTTACGATGGATTTGTAAAAGCAATTTCCCGCTTCGATATTTGGGAAAAGAATGCAGTCCGCGTCACCGCATACCTCGCTGTCAATTCCTTTGATAACAGCGCTTTTCTTGTCCACAATCAAATCCATGCCCAGCGGACCTTCCACAATGGCACCCTTAATCTGACCCCGCTGAGCCATTTTGGCGATTAAAGCGCCATCCACACAGGACGGAATCTTGGGCAAAGTTTGTTCCGAGGCGGCTTGGATGCCAACCTTGGGTTTTTCAATGCCCAAAAAATGGGCAACCCGAATCAAATAGTTCGTAATCGCCACCTTCTGAGCCAATTCGGGCAGCGGAATGATGGCAACGTCCCCAAAAACCAGCAACTTATGATAGCCCTTGGGTTCGGCAACGGTCACATGAGACAAAATGGCGCCGGGATTCATCAGCCCGCGCTCTTTATTCAGAATTGCCTTCATGTAGCGGTCTGTGCTCAAAAGGCCTTTCATCAGGAAATCGCCCTCGCCTAAGTTTATCAATTCCACCGCTTTGGACGCTGCCTGAGTGTCCGTGTCCGCGTGCACAATTGTGAAAACATCGGGCACGATATTCTCGGCGGCGCAAGTCTTTTTGATTAAAGCTTCATCACCAACCAAAATACCTTCCACGATTCCCATTTCCACGGCTTGATGCACCGCGCTAATGGTGTGAGCGTCAACCGCCCAGGCTGCCACAAGCCGCTTTTTCGTCCGGGATTTCAATATGTCGAACATTTGATCCAGTTTGCTTATTTGCATTTCATCTCCATCTATATATTTATTTTTATTTCTTAAACCGAAGAACCGAAGGGCAGCCATTTTGGCTTGCTGATTTCGGTCTGACTGCGGTGCAAAAGCAGGTCGGTTTCCGCTTCCCGCATTTCCAAAGTCAGCCGATAAACCAGCATTTTGGGGTGGGGAACCAAATCCAACTGTCCCTTCAAAATGGCATCCGCGCCGCAGTTTTGCCAAAATTTGTCATCCGCGGTCAAGCTGCCTTTCGCTTTTTTGGGGCGCACCAGGCGCACTTTTCCCTTTTGCAGCAATTCCCGCGCCAGGGCGTTTTCCAGCTCCAAAAGTGGGGAGCCGCTTCCGCTGAAATTTTCCAACGGTGCCAAAACCAAAGCCGGGCTTCTCTCACCAGCGTAGGCCAGCCAATTTTCATCCAGAATGCGGGATGCCAGTTCATGAGCCATATCCTCGGCATCGTTGGCATTCCAGCCGTTGAGCCGATGCACACTGCAACCAAATAGAACCAGCCCACACATCATCAGTAATAAAACTTTTTTCATTGTTATCTCGGTGTAAATGACTAATATATCTGCAGACGCGGCAGGTTGTTTGGCCCGAACGCCTGCTTTTTTTGGAAAAAATGATACTTGCCCGGAGTTTTGAATTTTGTCAAGCGCAATCTTCATTCACCCCGCGCCAAGTTTTTTCCTTGTCAGATTTTGGGCGTGTTTTTTAGTGAACCAAAGTTTATTTTTAAGGAGTGAGCCATGCCACTATTTATCGTCGGAATTGTTATCGCCCTTTTTGCGATAATCCTCATCTCCAGAAGCATCATCGTGGTGCGTCAGGCCGAGGTTGTCATTGTAGAGCGCTTGGGAAGATACAATAAAACCCTGCAATCCGGTATCCATATTATTTTTCCCATTTTCGATAAAATCCGTCCCATTCATTGGCGTTATAACAGGGCGGACTATCGCGGA
Protein-coding sequences here:
- a CDS encoding serine hydroxymethyltransferase, yielding MKHIQMQDPELYAAMAGELKRQRENLELIASENFTSMAVMEAQGSVLTNKYAEGYPYRWSKKTNKVNYKLYGRYYGGCEYIDEVERLAIERAKQIFNAEHANVQPHSGSQANMAAYFSLVKPGDTVLSLELAHGGHLTHGHPLSFSGQFYNIVHYQVEPGTEMFDYDRLEQMAKEHKPQMILAGASAYPRKMDFARFREIADMVGAKLMVDMAHIAGLVAAGLHMNPVPYADVVTSTTHKTLRGPRGGIILCKEQYGKEIDGRVFPGIQGGPLMHIIAGKAAAFLEALQPEFKTYQGKVVENASALAAALMDKGFKLVSSGTDTHLMLLNMGTEEEGGPSGKKMEESLDKAVITANKNTVPFDTRSPFVSSGVRLGTPSVTTRGMGVDEMKQIADFILRVRENHDNEEYLTSMKAEVLKLTDKFPLYPEL
- the rpiB gene encoding ribose 5-phosphate isomerase B is translated as MKIAIASDHAGFELKEAIKTAFPEHEFEDFGTHSVDSMDYPDVGAPAAKAVAAGKAERGILICGSGIGMSITANKVKGVRAALCTNTDVARLSRIHNDANVLCLAGRFTAVPYALQIVNNWLHSSFEGGRHQNRIQKIKILEGEKQ
- a CDS encoding phosphate acetyltransferase, which codes for MQPITSLEGLANHVRSLGRVTRIAVAAAEDANTLESLARASSEGFVHGILLGSKSKIESVCDELGLDSSGFEIINTENDAQAATQATQMVKEGQADVLMKGLVNTDVFLKAVLNKEKGLLPPKAVMSYVCALELPKYHKLLFISDTAVLTNPDLNQKIAMVNYSVVMARRFGIEKPKAALISATEKVTPGLPNTLEYAQISKMASRGQIKNCIVDGPLDVFLACDPAAAEIKGIESPIAGDADILVFPNLESANSFYKGLMLWAGGELAGLIQGTLKPVVVMSRSESAASKYYCVALSCLMAGEK
- a CDS encoding phosphate butyryltransferase, which gives rise to MQISKLDQMFDILKSRTKKRLVAAWAVDAHTISAVHQAVEMGIVEGILVGDEALIKKTCAAENIVPDVFTIVHADTDTQAASKAVELINLGEGDFLMKGLLSTDRYMKAILNKERGLMNPGAILSHVTVAEPKGYHKLLVFGDVAIIPLPELAQKVAITNYLIRVAHFLGIEKPKVGIQAASEQTLPKIPSCVDGALIAKMAQRGQIKGAIVEGPLGMDLIVDKKSAVIKGIDSEVCGDADCILFPNIEAGNCFYKSIVKLMDSELCAVVMGARVPCVLTSRGDSERSKLYSIALAALLSGEIR